Proteins from one Telopea speciosissima isolate NSW1024214 ecotype Mountain lineage chromosome 1, Tspe_v1, whole genome shotgun sequence genomic window:
- the LOC122661030 gene encoding serine/threonine-protein kinase PCRK1-like isoform X1, protein MKCFHFSNGEKREEEHGVMSRVSRVSWARSLSIASSTADVRRSEFGSESRDFSESLSFHDFFSQRRPNDLRVFSFSELRSATRGFSRALMIGEGGFGCVYRAIVTVSDDDPDAKMHVAIKQLNRNGLQGHKEWITEVNYLGVVKHPNLVRLVGYCAEDDERGIQRLLVYELMRNKSLEDHILARMPSSLPWEMRLKIALDAARGLAYLHEEMDFQLIFRDFKSSNILLDEDFNAKLSDFGLARLGPTEGLGHVSTSVSYTSGIYVCMDSEEVVGTVGYAAPEYIQTGRLTAKSDVWSFGVVLYELISGRRSVDRNLPRSEQKLLEWVKPYVSDSKKFHLILDPRLEEGSSCIKSAQKLASLANKCLMKQSKSRPKMSEVVEMLGQIIAEASSTSDGGVSQSMKETEPVKEDNVAENESTKQGGSYLKRVFDFREIVSFRNRSSGKLDWRNWTPGLVRTW, encoded by the exons ATGAAGTGTTTTCATTTCTctaatggagagaagagagaggaagaacaTGGCGTTATGTCCAGGGTTTCTAGAGTATCCTGGGCCCGTTCCTTGAGCATAGCTTCCAGCACTGCGGATGTTAGGCGATCCGAGTTTGGTTCGGAGTCAAGGGATTTCTCCGAGTCTCTGAGTTTTCACGACTTCTTCTCCCAGAGGAGACCTAATGATCTAcgagtcttttctttctctgagCTGAGATCGGCTACCAGAGGATTCAGTCGTGCGCTCATGATTGGCGAGGGAGGTTTTGGTTGTGTTTATAGAGCGATTGTTACGGTTTCTGATGATGATCCTGATGCCAAGATGCATGTTGCTATCAAACAGTTGAATCGGAATGGTTTGCAG GGACATAAGGAATGGATTACAGAAGTAAACTATTTGGGTGTTGTGAAGCACCCAAATCTTGTCAGATTAGTAGGATATTGTGCTGAAGATGATGAGAGAGGAATTCAACGGCTTTTGGTATATGAACTTATGAGGAATAAAAGCTTGGAGGACCATATTCTTGCTCGGATGCCATCTTCTCTTCCATGGGAAATGAGATTAAAAATTGCCCTAGATGCAGCACGTGGTTTAGCATACCTTCATGAAGAAATGGATTTTCAG TTAATATTTCGGGATTTTAAATCTTCAAACATTCTGTTAGATGAGGACTTCAATGCAAAGCTCTCAGACTTCGGGTTGGCTAGGCTGGGTCCAACTGAAGGACTTGGCCATGTTTCAACATCGGTTAGTTATACATCTGGCATTTATGTATGCATGGACAGTGAGGAG GTTGTGGGAACAGTGGGCTATGCTGCTCCAGAATACATTCAAACAGGGAGATTGACTGCCAAGAGTGATGTTTGGAGCTTTGGAGTGGTCCTCTATGAACTCATATCCGGAAGACGGTCAGTGGACAGAAACCTACCTAGGAGTGAGCAGAAGCTTTTAGAATGGGTGAAACCATATGTATCAGACTCCAAGAAATTCCACCTTATACTAGATCCACGACTAGAAGAAGGCAGTTCTTGCATAAAATCTGCTCAAAAACTTGCTTCCCTTGCTAACAAGTGTCTAATGAAGCAATCCAAATCTCGCCCCAAGATGAGTGAAGTGGTTGAGATGCTGGGACAGATCATTGCTGAGGCATCATCAACATCAGATGGTGGGGTCTCACAATCTATGAAAGAAACCGAACCTGTGAAGGAAGACAATGTTGCAGAGAATGAATCAACAAAGCAAGGGGGCAGTTATCTGAAGAGGGTATTTGATTTCAGGGAAATTGTCAGCTTTAGAAATAGATCCAGTGGGAAGTTGGATTGGAGAAATTGGACACCAGGGTTGGTGAGGACCTGGTGA
- the LOC122661030 gene encoding serine/threonine-protein kinase PCRK1-like isoform X2 — MKCFHFSNGEKREEEHGVMSRVSRVSWARSLSIASSTADVRRSEFGSESRDFSESLSFHDFFSQRRPNDLRVFSFSELRSATRGFSRALMIGEGGFGCVYRAIVTVSDDDPDAKMHVAIKQLNRNGLQGHKEWITEVNYLGVVKHPNLVRLVGYCAEDDERGIQRLLVYELMRNKSLEDHILARMPSSLPWEMRLKIALDAARGLAYLHEEMDFQLIFRDFKSSNILLDEDFNAKLSDFGLARLGPTEGLGHVSTSVVGTVGYAAPEYIQTGRLTAKSDVWSFGVVLYELISGRRSVDRNLPRSEQKLLEWVKPYVSDSKKFHLILDPRLEEGSSCIKSAQKLASLANKCLMKQSKSRPKMSEVVEMLGQIIAEASSTSDGGVSQSMKETEPVKEDNVAENESTKQGGSYLKRVFDFREIVSFRNRSSGKLDWRNWTPGLVRTW; from the exons ATGAAGTGTTTTCATTTCTctaatggagagaagagagaggaagaacaTGGCGTTATGTCCAGGGTTTCTAGAGTATCCTGGGCCCGTTCCTTGAGCATAGCTTCCAGCACTGCGGATGTTAGGCGATCCGAGTTTGGTTCGGAGTCAAGGGATTTCTCCGAGTCTCTGAGTTTTCACGACTTCTTCTCCCAGAGGAGACCTAATGATCTAcgagtcttttctttctctgagCTGAGATCGGCTACCAGAGGATTCAGTCGTGCGCTCATGATTGGCGAGGGAGGTTTTGGTTGTGTTTATAGAGCGATTGTTACGGTTTCTGATGATGATCCTGATGCCAAGATGCATGTTGCTATCAAACAGTTGAATCGGAATGGTTTGCAG GGACATAAGGAATGGATTACAGAAGTAAACTATTTGGGTGTTGTGAAGCACCCAAATCTTGTCAGATTAGTAGGATATTGTGCTGAAGATGATGAGAGAGGAATTCAACGGCTTTTGGTATATGAACTTATGAGGAATAAAAGCTTGGAGGACCATATTCTTGCTCGGATGCCATCTTCTCTTCCATGGGAAATGAGATTAAAAATTGCCCTAGATGCAGCACGTGGTTTAGCATACCTTCATGAAGAAATGGATTTTCAG TTAATATTTCGGGATTTTAAATCTTCAAACATTCTGTTAGATGAGGACTTCAATGCAAAGCTCTCAGACTTCGGGTTGGCTAGGCTGGGTCCAACTGAAGGACTTGGCCATGTTTCAACATCG GTTGTGGGAACAGTGGGCTATGCTGCTCCAGAATACATTCAAACAGGGAGATTGACTGCCAAGAGTGATGTTTGGAGCTTTGGAGTGGTCCTCTATGAACTCATATCCGGAAGACGGTCAGTGGACAGAAACCTACCTAGGAGTGAGCAGAAGCTTTTAGAATGGGTGAAACCATATGTATCAGACTCCAAGAAATTCCACCTTATACTAGATCCACGACTAGAAGAAGGCAGTTCTTGCATAAAATCTGCTCAAAAACTTGCTTCCCTTGCTAACAAGTGTCTAATGAAGCAATCCAAATCTCGCCCCAAGATGAGTGAAGTGGTTGAGATGCTGGGACAGATCATTGCTGAGGCATCATCAACATCAGATGGTGGGGTCTCACAATCTATGAAAGAAACCGAACCTGTGAAGGAAGACAATGTTGCAGAGAATGAATCAACAAAGCAAGGGGGCAGTTATCTGAAGAGGGTATTTGATTTCAGGGAAATTGTCAGCTTTAGAAATAGATCCAGTGGGAAGTTGGATTGGAGAAATTGGACACCAGGGTTGGTGAGGACCTGGTGA
- the LOC122641456 gene encoding 16 kDa phloem protein 1-like isoform X1, which translates to MVNGILEVLLVDARGLQGTDFWAGQMDPYVLIQYKSQERKSSVRRGEGSNPVWNEKFTFRVEYPGADDQYKLFLRIMDKDTFSADDFVGEATIHLKDIIAMGVENGGAQLHPNKYSVVKTDQTYCGEIKVGFTFTPSAERGLDLNEEELGGWKQSGF; encoded by the exons atggtcaACGGCATATTGGAGGTGCTACTTGTCGATGCTCGAGGCTTACAGGGGACCGATTTCTGGG CAGGTCAAATGGATCCGTACGTGTTGATTCAGTATAAGAGTCAAGAACGCAAGAGCAGCGTCCGTCGAG GAGAAGGTAGCAACCCAGTTTGGAATGAGAAATTCACTTTCCGAGTGGAGTACCCTGGTGCAGATGACCAGTACAAGCTTTTCCTCAGAATCATGGACAAGGACACCTTCTCCGCCGATGACTTTGTTGGAGAAGCCAC GATCCACTTGAAGGATATAATTGCAATGGGCGTTGAAAATGGAGGAGCTCAGTTACATCCCAACAAGTATAGTGTCGTCAAGACTGACCAAACTTATTGTGGAGAGATTAAAGTTGGTTTTACTTTCACTCCATCG GCGGAAAGGGGATTGGACCTTAATGAAGAAGAGTTAGGAGGATGGAAGCAAAGTGGTTTCTGA
- the LOC122641456 gene encoding 16 kDa phloem protein 1-like isoform X2, with translation MVNGILEVLLVDARGLQGTDFWGQMDPYVLIQYKSQERKSSVRRGEGSNPVWNEKFTFRVEYPGADDQYKLFLRIMDKDTFSADDFVGEATIHLKDIIAMGVENGGAQLHPNKYSVVKTDQTYCGEIKVGFTFTPSAERGLDLNEEELGGWKQSGF, from the exons atggtcaACGGCATATTGGAGGTGCTACTTGTCGATGCTCGAGGCTTACAGGGGACCGATTTCTGGG GTCAAATGGATCCGTACGTGTTGATTCAGTATAAGAGTCAAGAACGCAAGAGCAGCGTCCGTCGAG GAGAAGGTAGCAACCCAGTTTGGAATGAGAAATTCACTTTCCGAGTGGAGTACCCTGGTGCAGATGACCAGTACAAGCTTTTCCTCAGAATCATGGACAAGGACACCTTCTCCGCCGATGACTTTGTTGGAGAAGCCAC GATCCACTTGAAGGATATAATTGCAATGGGCGTTGAAAATGGAGGAGCTCAGTTACATCCCAACAAGTATAGTGTCGTCAAGACTGACCAAACTTATTGTGGAGAGATTAAAGTTGGTTTTACTTTCACTCCATCG GCGGAAAGGGGATTGGACCTTAATGAAGAAGAGTTAGGAGGATGGAAGCAAAGTGGTTTCTGA
- the LOC122641456 gene encoding 16 kDa phloem protein 1-like isoform X3: MDPYVLIQYKSQERKSSVRRGEGSNPVWNEKFTFRVEYPGADDQYKLFLRIMDKDTFSADDFVGEATIHLKDIIAMGVENGGAQLHPNKYSVVKTDQTYCGEIKVGFTFTPSAERGLDLNEEELGGWKQSGF; the protein is encoded by the exons ATGGATCCGTACGTGTTGATTCAGTATAAGAGTCAAGAACGCAAGAGCAGCGTCCGTCGAG GAGAAGGTAGCAACCCAGTTTGGAATGAGAAATTCACTTTCCGAGTGGAGTACCCTGGTGCAGATGACCAGTACAAGCTTTTCCTCAGAATCATGGACAAGGACACCTTCTCCGCCGATGACTTTGTTGGAGAAGCCAC GATCCACTTGAAGGATATAATTGCAATGGGCGTTGAAAATGGAGGAGCTCAGTTACATCCCAACAAGTATAGTGTCGTCAAGACTGACCAAACTTATTGTGGAGAGATTAAAGTTGGTTTTACTTTCACTCCATCG GCGGAAAGGGGATTGGACCTTAATGAAGAAGAGTTAGGAGGATGGAAGCAAAGTGGTTTCTGA